In Thamnophis elegans isolate rThaEle1 chromosome 13, rThaEle1.pri, whole genome shotgun sequence, one DNA window encodes the following:
- the LOC116516734 gene encoding E3 ubiquitin-protein ligase MARCH5-like produces the protein MAAAATLQEASERHCWVCFATEGDDRSAEWVCPCRCKGSTKWIHQACLQRWLDEKQKGNSIGSVNCPQCGTEYCIVFPKVGPVVYFLQQVDRILSKVSPFAAAGIVVGTLYWSAVTYGAVTVMQVVGHKKGLDVMERADPLFLLMGLPTIPVMLVLGKMIRWEDYILRVWRKYSSKLQVLHSWVPGSNRTIPSIPLAESRYQSDHLSISRTLCGALVFPTIASLVGRVTFRRVNSNLQRTILGGIAFVAIKGALKVYFRQQQYLIQANRRILNFVEKEEVEKDLAQPEEDSGSEVGLS, from the exons ATGGCGGCGGCGGCAACACTCCAAGAGGCTTCCGAGAG GCATTGCTGGGTGTGTTTTGCCACCGAAGGCGATGACCGGTCAGCAGAGTGGGTCTGTCCTTGTCGTTGCAAAGGATCCACCAAGTGGATCCACCAGGCCTGCCTCCAGCGATggctggatgagaagcaaaaggggaaCAGTATCGGTAGCGTGAATTGTCCCCAGTGTGGAACTGAGTACTGCATCGTCTTCCCCAAAGTAG GACCCGTGGTCTATTTCCTGCAGCAAGTGGACCGGATTTTATCCAAAGTCAGCCCTTTTGCTGCTGCTGGCATTGTGGTCGGGACACTCTACTGGTCGGCAGTGACTTATGGAGCTGTGACTGTGATGCAG GTAGTTGGCCATAAGAAGGGCCTGGATGTGATGGAGCGAGCCGACCCCCTCTTCCTGCTCATGGGGCTGCCCACCATTCCGGTCATGCTAGTACTGGGCAAGATGATCCGTTGGGAAGACTACATCCTTCGGGTGTGGCGGAAATACTCTAGCAAGCTCCAGGTCCTGCATTCCTGGGTTCCAG gaTCCAACCGTACGATCCCATCAATACCTCTGGCCGAGTCACGCTACCAGAGCGACCACCTTTCCATCTCACGCACCTTGTGTGGGGCCCTGGTGTTCCCAACTATTGCCAGCCTTGTGGGCCGGGTCACATTTCGGAGAGTCAACTCCAACCTCCAGCGTACTATCCTG GGTGGCATTGCATTCGTGGCCATCAAGGGGGCATTGAAAGTTTATTTCCGCCAACAGCAGTACTTAATCCAAGCCAACCGGCGCATCCTTAACTTtgtggagaaagaggaggtggaaaAGGACTTGGCTCAACCCGAGGAAGACAGCGGCAGCGAAGTGGGGCTCAGCTAG